One Portunus trituberculatus isolate SZX2019 chromosome 42, ASM1759143v1, whole genome shotgun sequence DNA window includes the following coding sequences:
- the LOC123517397 gene encoding uncharacterized protein LOC123517397 — MVQKEFIDWERRFARLGPSKDENGIIVVGERISQWLKDSWNHNQFILLSRKHPFTRLYIHHLHNLDHGGVDMTLAKLQVKFWVPGARRVIKSVKEKCVICKKTDKVRMEQQMGQLPEQRLKPAPAFFNTSLDLFGPMMIRDTVKRRVRSKVYGVIFTCLTSRAAYIDLAEGYDTDSFLSTFRRFVSVRGYPHTIHSDMGTQLTSASKEIRDMTSRWNVTEISKFGSHQGTAWSFNKSADAPWQNGVCEALVKSVKRLLVIAIGENVLSFGELQTVVFEVANLLNERPIGLKPGYDINLGTYLCPNDLLLGRASNKVPNGPMVDTTDVRKRFSLIQSIITSFWRRWMRITSHINS, encoded by the coding sequence ATGGTGCAGAAGGAGTTCATAGACTGGGAAAGAAGATTCGCAAGGCTAGGACCTAGTAAAGATGAAAATGGGATAATTGTAGTCGGAGAAAGGATTAGCCAGTGGCTAAAGGACAGTTGGAATCATAATCAGTTTATACTGCTCTCGAGAAAACATCCTTTCACTAGACTATATATCCATCATCTCCACAACCTCGATCATGGTGGCGTGGACATGACTTTGGCAAAGCTGCAAGTAAAATTTTGGGTTCCAGGAGCACGCAGGGTAATAAAGTCAGTAAAGGAGAAATGTGTTATCTGCAAGAAGACTGACAAAGTAAGGATGGAACAACAAATGGGACAGCTCCCAGAGCAGCGTTTAAAACCTGCGCCTGCTTTCTTCAACACCTCGCTGGACTTATTTGGCCCGATGATGATAAGAGATACTGTTAAACGTAGAGTAAGATCAAAGGTGTATGGCGTGATATTTACTTGTCTCACTAGTCGTGCTGCATACATTGACCTGGCGGAGGGATATGATACTGACAGTTTTCTAAGTACGTTCCGGCGATTTGTTTCAGTACGAGGATATCCTCACACAATCCACTCTGACATGGGAACGCAGTTAACATCTGCCAGTAAGGAAATTAGGGATATGACTTCCAGATGGAATGTCACTGAGATATCAAAGTTTGGCTCACATCAGGGAACAGCATGGTCTTTCAACAAATCAGCAGACGCACCATGGCAGAATGGAGTGTGTGAGGCTCTCGTTAAGTCAGTGAAGCGACTATTGGTCATTGCCATTGGAGAAAATGTGTTGAGTTTTGGTGAGCTGCAGACAGTGGTATTTGAAGTAGCAAACTTGTTGAACGAACGGCCAATAGGACTCAAACCGGGTTATGATATAAACTTGGGTACTTACTTATGTCCTAATGACTTGCTGCTTGGTCGCGCTAGTAACAAAGTACCAAATGGACCTATGGTTGATACTACTGATGTGAGAAAAAGATTCAGTCTTATTCAGAGTATTATAACATCGTTCTGGAGGCGATGGATGAGGATTACTTCCCACATTAACAGTTAG
- the LOC123517398 gene encoding uncharacterized protein LOC123517398, producing the protein MAGDISKMYNSVLISELDQMTHRFLWRDMNPNREPDHYCLQTVTFGDRPSGIISITALHMTAKMFKNKYPETSDMIINDSYVDDILHSCETISETYSKINATDEILKEGGFQIKQWVISGHHDMTEDVKVIDTEVEKVLGMIWEPKEDQFSFKVRINFSKRCKNVRPGPDLTADEITHKLPSSLTKRMVLSQVASLYDPLGLLTPFTVQCKLLLRKLITLKREQDGVEQTLGWDDPIPDDVYGEWVCLFKNMFALEKIKFQRCIKPDSAIGKPTLVVYADASNIAYSACAYVHFQLQDGTHSAQLLAAKSRIAPLRQMTIPRLELCAAVLASRLRKTIEKESRFVVERVFHLVDSQIVRSQIQKESHGFETFVATRIAEIQTHTDPSEWWWVASDDNAADCATRPQHPLSLRSDSVWQKGPEYLTLPVEEWPISQPYVRGLPDRNGTSLSCKTESNQNTKQSLIDIESFSSYEKMINTTAIVLSICKKKTFHNILQNITSENLRKQNITG; encoded by the coding sequence ATGGCAGGAGACATAAGTAAGATGTATAATTCTGTGCTCATTTCGGAGCTGGACCAGATGACGCACAGGTTCCTATGGAGGGATATGAACCCTAACAGAGAACCAGACCACTATTGTTTGCAAACAGTGACCTTCGGAGACAGACCAAGTGGCATAATTTCCATAACAGCGCTACACATGACAGCGAAAATGTTCAAAAATAAATATCCTGAAACATCCGACATGATCATTAATGATTCCTATGTCGATGACATTCTCCATTCATGTGAGACCATCTCAGAAACCTATAGCAAAATAAATGCCACAGATGAAATCCTTAAGGAGGGAGGATTTCAAATAAAGCAATGGGTGATTTCGGGCCACCATGACATGACAGAGGATGTGAAAGTAATTGATACCGAGGTCGAGAAAGTGCTGGGCATGATATGGGAGCCAAAGGAGGATCAGTTTTCCTTCAAAGtaagaatcaacttctcaaaAAGGTGCAAGAATGTCCGCCCTGGGCCTGATCTCACAGCAGATGAAATAACACACAAACTGCCGAGCAGTTTGACAAAAAGAATGGTTCTGAGTCAAGTGGCTTCACTATATGACCCTCTGGGCTTACTGACACCTTTCACAGTCCAGTGCAAACTACTACTGAGAAAACTCATCACTTTGAAACGGGAACAAGACGGAGTGGAGCAAACGCTGGGTTGGGACGATCCAATTCCTGATGATGTGTATGGGGAATGGGTGTGCTTATTTAAAAACATGTTTGcactagagaaaataaaattccAGAGATGCATTAAACCGGATTCAGCAATCGGTAAACCTACGCTTGTTGTGTACGCGGATGCTAGTAATATTGCTTACTCAGCTTGTGCATATGTTCATTTTCAATTACAGGATGGCACACACTCGGCCCAGTTACTTGCAGCCAAAAGTAGAATAGCTCCCCTACGACAAATGACTATTCCAAGGCTTGAACTCTGCGCAGCCGTGCTGGCTTCTAGGTTACGTAAGACAATCGAGAAGGAGTCAAGGTTTGTAGTTGAACGAGTGTTCCATTTAGTTGACTCACAGATCGTGCGATCACAGATACAGAAAGAATCTCATGGATTTGAAACATTCGTGGCCACAAGAATCGCAGAGATCCAAACGCATACAGACCCCAGTGAATGGTGGTGGGTGGCTTCAGATGATAACGCTGCCGACTGCGCCACACGTCCCCAGCATCCTCTGAGTTTGAGGTCCGATTCTGTATGGCAGAAGGGACCAGAGTATTTGACTCTTCCTGTCGAAGAATGGCCAATCAGTCAACCCTATGTGCGAGGGCTTCCTGATAGGAATGGCACATCACTTTCATGTAAGACTGAGAGTAATCAGAACACTAAACAATCCCTAATAGACATTGAAAGTTTCAGTTCTTATGAGAAAATGATCAACACTACTGCAATCGTCTTGTCCATCTGCAAGAAGAAAACTTTCCACAACATACTGCAGAACATTACATCTGAGAACCTAAGGAAGCAGAACATTACTGGGTGA